In Dyadobacter subterraneus, a single genomic region encodes these proteins:
- a CDS encoding efflux RND transporter periplasmic adaptor subunit produces the protein MDREVEPLYVQKQNNRRWIVGIAVTIAIAAGIYLLRSSLQGTIEASRIRTAAVETGDVENTITASGEIIPAYEQVITSPIRASIRRILINPGTPVSPGQAIVDLDKSLTEIELEKFQDQLALKRNSIEQLRMKLNKNLFDVEISDKIKSLNINKLRADFEDAKRLQKVGGGTGEDITRAENELKIAELEKKQLENDLSYNRESMGASLKETELGAQIEGNNLKELSHKLKMADIVADRKGVLTWVNDNIGSAVNEGEMLAKVADLGSFRIDGSCSDVYADQIKSGLPVIIKLNETVLRGLITQVKPSVKNGIIEFVVQLDNAKNESLRPNMKVEVFIITDRSLKTLRVANGPTFNGKRKQFVYVVKNGTAYRREVEVGLSNFDYVEIKSGVQKGEKVVLSDMSQFENLEEISIK, from the coding sequence ATGGATCGGGAAGTTGAACCGCTGTATGTTCAAAAACAAAATAACCGGCGCTGGATTGTTGGAATCGCTGTCACTATTGCCATCGCTGCGGGAATTTATTTGCTTCGCAGTTCTTTGCAGGGAACAATTGAAGCATCCAGAATCAGGACTGCGGCTGTTGAAACGGGAGATGTAGAAAATACAATTACCGCATCGGGAGAAATTATCCCGGCTTATGAACAAGTTATTACCAGTCCGATCCGGGCAAGTATTCGCAGGATTTTGATTAATCCCGGGACGCCGGTATCTCCCGGACAAGCCATTGTTGATCTTGACAAATCGTTGACTGAAATTGAGCTGGAAAAGTTTCAGGATCAGCTTGCTTTGAAAAGAAACAGCATCGAACAGCTTCGGATGAAGCTTAATAAAAATCTTTTTGATGTTGAGATAAGTGATAAAATCAAATCCTTGAATATCAATAAACTAAGAGCTGATTTTGAAGATGCAAAACGTTTACAGAAAGTTGGAGGTGGTACCGGCGAAGATATTACAAGAGCAGAAAACGAATTGAAAATCGCTGAACTTGAAAAAAAACAGCTGGAAAATGATCTTTCCTACAACCGCGAATCCATGGGTGCAAGTTTGAAAGAAACAGAATTGGGCGCGCAGATTGAAGGAAATAATTTAAAAGAACTTTCGCATAAACTGAAAATGGCAGACATCGTCGCCGACCGGAAAGGTGTGCTCACTTGGGTTAATGATAATATTGGCTCTGCGGTGAATGAGGGCGAAATGCTTGCCAAGGTCGCTGATCTGGGAAGTTTCAGAATTGATGGTTCCTGCTCCGACGTATATGCTGATCAGATTAAATCCGGGCTGCCTGTGATTATTAAACTGAACGAAACGGTTTTACGCGGTTTGATCACCCAGGTAAAACCTTCGGTAAAAAACGGCATCATTGAATTCGTCGTTCAGCTTGATAATGCAAAAAATGAATCACTGCGGCCTAATATGAAAGTGGAAGTTTTCATTATTACCGACCGGAGTCTGAAAACGCTGCGTGTTGCCAATGGCCCCACTTTTAACGGCAAGAGAAAACAATTTGTATATGTTGTGAAAAACGGAACTGCGTATCGTCGGGAAGTGGAAGTCGGGTTATCAAATTTCGATTATGTTGAAATAAAAAGCGGGGTGCAGAAAGGCGAAAAGGTTGTTTTGTCTGACATGAGCCAATTTGAAAATCTGGAAGAAATCTCAATCAAATAG
- a CDS encoding TolC family protein, with protein MKKRYFYLLLIIFCVQFAQAQVQRISLTEVVQQAREKSVASKQAVTSKKTNYWQYRSFMSDFKPQLSLNGTIPGFTNSYIQVVQPDGTVSFQSVSNNNSVVNLSLNQSIALTGGTIYVQQQMQRFDNFAGKTTSYNGIPFEFGITQPLFRFNAMKWNRKIEPLKYQEGNQQYIASLEQVALDATGLYFDLLVAQVNLQIAGKNRSNNDTLYKIAGHKLELGKISQNDLLQLQMGLLTAQKDLASAQQAAAVASLKLKMFLSSRDERELELEIPMEKDEFAINPQLALEQAFLNRSTAISFRRRLLEAERDVVQAKQENGLNASLNATFGLSNQGNRPGEIYVKPQDREFVELQFTLPIMTWGRNKARTEVAKANQEFARQSVEQDKLTFEQEIFTQVTLLQMLQKQVKLTKLADQIAANRYQIAQDRFILSNLSVTDLGIAMQEKDRAKRDYILALRDYWQSYYTLRLLTLYDFENDQRLNG; from the coding sequence ATGAAAAAGAGATATTTCTACCTTCTGCTAATCATTTTTTGCGTGCAGTTTGCTCAGGCACAAGTTCAGCGCATTTCACTTACCGAAGTTGTTCAGCAAGCCCGGGAAAAATCTGTGGCTTCAAAGCAGGCTGTCACTTCCAAGAAAACGAATTACTGGCAATACCGTTCCTTTATGTCCGATTTTAAACCGCAGTTGAGCTTGAATGGAACAATTCCCGGGTTTACCAATTCCTATATTCAGGTAGTTCAGCCTGATGGAACGGTTTCATTTCAATCGGTTTCTAACAATAATTCGGTAGTAAATCTTTCCCTGAATCAAAGTATTGCTTTGACGGGAGGTACCATTTATGTCCAACAGCAAATGCAGCGTTTTGACAATTTTGCGGGGAAAACCACCAGCTACAATGGTATCCCTTTTGAATTCGGAATCACGCAGCCACTATTTCGATTCAATGCGATGAAATGGAACCGGAAAATTGAGCCATTGAAGTATCAGGAAGGCAATCAGCAATACATTGCTTCTTTGGAACAAGTAGCTTTGGACGCAACCGGATTATATTTTGATCTTCTGGTTGCCCAGGTAAATTTACAGATAGCCGGAAAAAACAGAAGTAATAATGATACGCTTTATAAGATAGCAGGTCATAAACTGGAATTGGGCAAGATTTCGCAAAACGATTTGTTACAGCTCCAAATGGGACTTTTAACCGCTCAAAAAGATCTGGCATCCGCTCAGCAAGCCGCTGCTGTTGCATCTTTAAAATTAAAAATGTTTTTGAGTTCAAGAGATGAGCGGGAACTGGAACTGGAAATTCCTATGGAGAAGGATGAATTTGCTATTAATCCACAATTAGCGTTGGAACAGGCTTTTTTGAATAGGTCGACTGCAATTTCTTTCCGCCGGAGATTGCTGGAAGCAGAACGTGATGTTGTTCAGGCGAAACAGGAAAATGGATTGAATGCTTCACTTAACGCAACATTTGGCTTATCAAATCAAGGTAACCGACCAGGAGAGATTTATGTAAAACCACAGGATCGTGAATTTGTGGAGCTGCAATTTACCCTTCCAATTATGACCTGGGGACGAAATAAGGCCCGGACAGAAGTGGCCAAAGCGAATCAGGAATTTGCCCGACAATCTGTGGAACAGGATAAATTGACTTTTGAACAGGAAATTTTCACCCAGGTAACGCTGCTTCAAATGTTGCAAAAACAGGTAAAATTGACAAAACTGGCAGATCAGATTGCTGCAAACCGTTATCAAATAGCCCAGGATCGCTTTATTTTGAGTAATTTGAGTGTTACGGATTTGGGAATAGCGATGCAGGAAAAAGACAGAGCCAAGAGGGATTACATTTTAGCATTACGCGATTACTGGCAATCCTATTACACATTACGATTATTAACATTATACGATTTTGAAAATGATCAAAGGTTGAATGGGTAG
- a CDS encoding asparagine synthetase B — MVRLFAPFIIFLGISAQSLGNRLLIPMDDSQKNHLKAYGIAYWILKSYEMEMDWLLNYRGGSFMVAYNQQFASEMTVRGVSFEVISEGQAGKILSDISAPDVNMDAVKLQKAPKVAVYSPKSKSPWDDAVTLVLTYAEIPYDVVYDDEVLNDKLPEYDWLHLHHEDFTGQFGKFFQYKDYPWYREQKREAEGVAEKFQFANVPQMKLAVAKKISAFVTGGGYMFAMCNATDTFDIALAADGLDIVEAMYDGTPADPTANSKLHYENTFAFQNFKTIPYPYEIEFSDIDSQVEERGLNESNDFFSLFQFSAKWDPVPSMLTQNHQTIIKGFCGQTTAFKNRFVKPEVVVLAENKQLQEARYIHSTHGKGFFTFYGGHDPEDYQHRVGEEPTDLNLHPNSAGYRLILNNILFPAAKKKKMKT, encoded by the coding sequence ATGGTACGGCTCTTTGCCCCGTTTATCATTTTTTTAGGAATTTCTGCCCAGAGTTTGGGGAACAGATTGCTGATTCCGATGGATGATTCGCAAAAAAACCATTTGAAGGCTTATGGAATCGCTTACTGGATTCTGAAAAGTTATGAAATGGAAATGGACTGGCTGCTGAACTACCGTGGCGGAAGTTTCATGGTGGCCTATAATCAGCAATTCGCTTCGGAAATGACGGTTCGGGGTGTAAGTTTTGAAGTAATTTCGGAAGGACAAGCGGGTAAGATACTGAGTGATATCAGTGCTCCGGATGTGAATATGGATGCGGTTAAATTGCAAAAAGCGCCGAAAGTTGCCGTTTATTCTCCCAAATCAAAATCGCCCTGGGATGATGCGGTGACGCTGGTTTTGACATATGCAGAAATTCCATATGACGTTGTTTATGATGATGAGGTACTAAACGACAAGCTGCCTGAATACGACTGGCTGCATTTGCATCATGAAGATTTTACAGGTCAATTTGGTAAGTTTTTTCAATATAAAGATTATCCCTGGTACCGTGAGCAAAAGCGTGAAGCGGAAGGTGTGGCAGAAAAATTCCAGTTTGCCAATGTACCGCAAATGAAGTTGGCTGTGGCCAAGAAAATTTCTGCTTTTGTAACGGGTGGAGGCTATATGTTTGCGATGTGTAATGCGACGGATACATTTGACATTGCGTTGGCAGCAGACGGACTTGATATCGTGGAAGCGATGTATGACGGAACGCCGGCAGATCCAACAGCGAACAGCAAACTTCATTATGAAAATACATTCGCTTTCCAGAATTTTAAAACAATTCCATATCCTTATGAAATCGAATTTTCCGACATTGACAGTCAGGTTGAAGAACGCGGATTGAATGAATCCAACGATTTTTTCTCGCTTTTCCAGTTCTCTGCAAAGTGGGATCCGGTTCCAAGTATGCTGACTCAGAATCATCAGACCATTATCAAAGGTTTCTGCGGACAAACTACTGCGTTTAAAAATCGTTTTGTTAAACCGGAAGTTGTTGTTTTGGCAGAAAATAAACAATTACAGGAAGCCAGATATATCCATAGCACGCATGGTAAAGGCTTTTTCACTTTCTATGGCGGTCACGATCCCGAAGATTATCAGCACAGAGTAGGTGAGGAACCTACGGATTTAAATCTGCATCCTAACTCAGCGGGTTATCGTCTGATTTTGAATAATATTCTTTTTCCGGCTGCAAAAAAGAAAAAGATGAAGACTTAA